The following proteins are encoded in a genomic region of Gigantopelta aegis isolate Gae_Host unplaced genomic scaffold, Gae_host_genome ctg6125_pilon_pilon:::debris, whole genome shotgun sequence:
- the LOC121366553 gene encoding uncharacterized protein LOC121366553, translating to MVALGNAVTRRVNKPGRRSKSTVEKYCDKHKDEKLRFYCTSCSKVICRDCKLTDVEGHKTKDIADVVEKARTSSAKTKVELEKFKARIEKSIDHIDDNNTETSKHINDVKEEINKLADSLVEMINTERRKEIDRVADIQQSHGKKCSDEQYRLKQRKYFLQSQIDHTDDMLKDGLDCDVLAADSEMKQRLAEIQKEQQSDSDPGVLDVVRFAVRNVMTLTFPMASKTNLSYNFKGRIDTAYPCESVRSITCTKNQTVLFTYSKESNHFLCLFDTSSREVISKFEFNLDELINEGDHGVIEKYNRESKDNKIPANDHTDLKKPFPYKDTNDNGDTCCVIKEHNWVGIQTVSGDVRTLTFDPFAEPGQFRPVDVYWGNNQEIFIADSDANMIILCSLQHG from the exons ATGGTAGCGCTGGGTAACGCTGTCACAAGACGTGTCAACAAGCCAGGGCGGAGAAGCAAGTCCACAGTGGAG AAATATTGTGATAAACATAAGGATGAGAAACTGAGATTTTATTGTACGTCGTGTAGTAAAGTGATTTGTCGAGACTGTAAACTAACAGACGTTGAAGGTCATAAGACAAAAGACATCGCCGATGTTGTTGAGAAAGCTCGAACTAGCTCAGCGAAAACGAAAGTAGAACTAGAAAAGTTTAAAGCAAGAATAGAAAAATCGATTGACCACATAGATGATAACAATACTGAAACGTCTAAACATATAAACGATGTTaaagaagaaataaacaaacttgcCGATTCACTGGTTGAGATGATAAACACCGAGCGTCGTAAAGAGATAGACAGAGTGGCAGACATACAGCAATCACACGGAAAGAAATGTTCAGATGAGCAGTATagattaaaacaaagaaaatattttctACAGAGTCAGATTGATCACACAGACGACATGTTGAAAGATGGACTTGACTGTGACGTGTTGGCAGCTGACAGCGAGATGAAACAACGACTGGCAGAGATACAGAAAGAACAACAGTCTGACTCTGATCCAGGTGTGCTGGATGTTGTCAGGTTTGCCGTCCGTAACGTTATGACACTCACATTTCCAATGGCAAGTAAAACTAATTTATCATACAATTTTAAGGGTCGTATTGATACAGCCTATCCCTGTGAAAGTGTGCGTTCTATCACTTGCACGAAAAACCAAACGGTACTGTTTACATATAGCAAAGAATCTAATCACTTTCTTTGTCTCTTTGACACATCGTCCAGAGAGGTAATATCGAAGTTTGAATTTAATCTGGATGAGTTGATAAATGAAGGAGATCATGGTGTGATAGAGAAATACAACAGAGAAAGCAAAGACAACAAAATACCTGCAAATGATCACACAGACCTGAAGAAACCATTTCCGTACAAGGACACCAATGACAATGGTGACACGTGCTGTGTTATCAAGGAGCATAACTGGGTTGGGATTCAAACTGTCAGCGGAGATGTCCGAACACTGACCTTCGACCCATTTGCTGAACCAGGACAGTTCAGACCTGTAGATGTGTACTGGGGAAACAATCAGGAAATCTTTATAGCGGACAGTGATGCAAATATGATTATTCTGTGCAGTCTTCAACATGGATGA